One genomic window of Clostridium taeniosporum includes the following:
- a CDS encoding ATPase, whose amino-acid sequence MALEAIEEIKKAEVQAEEILKEANNEAKDIVMKATDEAEKQYLAKLSSAREKANKIISDAVESANKKAEPIINKGKKEAEDILHISEEKKNNAVKLVIERIVKIHGNS is encoded by the coding sequence TTGGCATTAGAAGCAATTGAAGAAATAAAAAAAGCTGAAGTTCAAGCAGAAGAAATTCTTAAAGAAGCTAATAATGAAGCTAAAGATATAGTTATGAAAGCTACAGATGAAGCAGAAAAACAATATCTTGCTAAGTTATCTTCTGCAAGGGAAAAGGCAAATAAAATTATTTCAGATGCTGTAGAATCAGCAAATAAAAAAGCAGAGCCTATAATAAATAAGGGCAAAAAAGAAGCAGAAGATATATTACATATATCTGAAGAAAAGAAGAATAATGCTGTTAAATTAGTGATTGAGAGGATAGTGAAGATTCATGGCAATAGTTAA
- the spoVB gene encoding stage V sporulation protein B: MSKDNFLKNSFLLTASNITTGILGFIFTIYLSKILGPEGMGLYNLVMPIYNLFICLMSAGIVAAISKISAIYKQKGEYKNITRTIKIVSLFNITWAALIGIMVFFAAPLIGKYGVNDVRTVDAIRVICPAMVCIAISNIFKGYFYGTSNIKVPAIIDILEKAMRIVTVSVLIFFLKAKTLQNMVTLATVALCIGEFQSLICLFVYYKYAIKKVPKSYEKPESRFQLLFDVIIVAIPLCLNGFLSNILATLCTLVVPRRLVCAGFNYSEALSLIGKYNGMAMGLIAIPLIVVSTINTLLIPDLSQTLSQGNQYKASLRIRKVIKMAFLLGLSTTIICNIVPNELGQIFYGRNDLGSYIRIASLAAPVFFTSTTMFGILNGLNRQGIILRNSLIEASIELVCLYVFTAIPCINIFGNSITLFIACGIGLSLNLHEVKKHINVTLNFTNAIIYILLAMLSFLVINIFSKNVLINLPIVNSFSVIALTFIILSYLGTFGESDI, translated from the coding sequence TTGAGTAAAGACAACTTTTTAAAGAATTCTTTTTTACTGACTGCTTCTAATATTACAACAGGAATTCTAGGCTTTATATTTACTATATATTTATCTAAAATACTTGGACCAGAAGGGATGGGCCTCTATAACTTAGTTATGCCAATTTATAATTTATTCATATGTCTTATGAGTGCTGGAATTGTAGCTGCAATTTCTAAAATCTCTGCTATTTATAAACAAAAAGGCGAATACAAAAATATAACAAGGACTATAAAAATAGTTTCACTTTTTAATATAACTTGGGCAGCACTTATTGGTATAATGGTCTTTTTTGCTGCACCACTCATAGGAAAATATGGTGTTAATGATGTAAGAACTGTTGACGCCATACGTGTTATATGTCCAGCAATGGTTTGTATTGCTATATCCAACATATTTAAAGGATATTTTTATGGAACATCAAATATAAAAGTTCCTGCTATTATAGATATTTTAGAAAAAGCTATGAGAATTGTAACTGTAAGTGTATTGATATTTTTCTTAAAAGCTAAAACCCTTCAAAATATGGTTACATTGGCTACTGTCGCATTATGTATTGGAGAATTTCAAAGCTTAATATGCTTATTTGTATATTATAAATATGCAATAAAAAAAGTCCCAAAATCTTATGAAAAGCCTGAAAGTAGATTTCAATTATTGTTTGATGTAATTATAGTAGCTATTCCTTTGTGTTTAAATGGATTCTTAAGTAATATTTTAGCTACACTTTGCACTTTAGTTGTGCCTAGACGATTAGTATGTGCAGGATTTAATTATTCTGAAGCCTTAAGTTTAATAGGTAAATATAATGGTATGGCCATGGGATTAATTGCTATTCCTCTTATTGTTGTCTCAACTATAAATACTTTACTTATACCAGATTTATCTCAAACTCTTAGTCAAGGAAATCAATATAAGGCTTCTCTTCGTATTAGAAAAGTAATTAAAATGGCATTTTTACTAGGACTTTCAACAACCATAATATGTAATATAGTTCCTAATGAATTAGGGCAAATTTTTTATGGTAGAAATGATTTAGGCTCTTATATAAGAATTGCTTCACTTGCAGCACCAGTCTTTTTTACATCTACAACTATGTTTGGAATTTTAAATGGATTAAATAGACAAGGTATTATTCTTAGAAATTCATTAATTGAAGCATCAATAGAACTAGTATGTTTATATGTATTTACTGCAATACCTTGTATAAATATTTTTGGTAATAGTATTACCTTATTTATAGCTTGTGGCATTGGATTATCTCTTAATTTACACGAAGTAAAGAAACATATTAATGTAACTTTAAATTTTACAAATGCAATAATATATATACTACTTGCTATGCTAAGTTTTTTAGTTATAAATATTTTCTCTAAAAATGTTTTAATAAATCTTCCCATAGTAAATAGTTTTTCAGTTATTGCTTTGACATTTATAATATTATCATACCTTGGAACTTTTGGAGAAAGTGATATTTAA
- a CDS encoding putative polysaccharide biosynthesis protein has product MKEESSTKGFIILSAAGLLAKLMSVFYVPLLRRTIGLEGLGIYQMCYEVFIFAYAVTTLGAQPAIAKVVAELTAIKNKRDAIKALKISTILYAGVGGLISIIIMIFSTSIANAIGTPKAAYGLLFLAPSIFVTSILSAYRGYFQGKNNMTAIAVSQVLEQIINVVVSLAFAYVLIKISVPYGSAGGTVGTTLGAIIACLYMVYIYYKKNYEGEAFDDQSSVKRISNKRIIRKLVKYGVPITLSAGLQNLGSLIDMINVNNRLAYAGFVEKQANELYGILGTYKTLLSVPLVVVTALATTVLPAIVKAVAVKNKKEIRRKVNFAFRITYAVTIPAAVGLAVLSKEIYLLLYGSDRGHELMIYGSVVVILMAAVQIQNVILQSMNKLYFVLGTFLIGIVAKITTNYILVGMPNVNVLGAVFGNFLWFVIPFVLNQRKLTKTLKMRLPMFKHILKPIVSSMGMVAGIYLIKEPFGVLSILLNVGGILQGVVTLLMISVGGFFYLYLMIILGGIRKHDITSFSQKAYNILPRFLRIKLK; this is encoded by the coding sequence ATGAAAGAAGAATCATCTACTAAAGGCTTTATAATTCTTTCAGCAGCAGGACTTTTAGCTAAACTAATGTCTGTATTTTATGTTCCATTATTAAGAAGAACTATAGGGCTTGAGGGTCTTGGAATATATCAAATGTGTTATGAAGTATTTATATTTGCATACGCAGTAACTACATTGGGAGCTCAGCCAGCAATTGCAAAAGTTGTAGCTGAGCTTACAGCTATAAAAAACAAAAGAGATGCAATTAAGGCATTAAAGATATCTACAATACTTTATGCTGGAGTTGGTGGATTAATAAGTATAATAATTATGATATTTTCTACATCTATAGCTAATGCAATAGGTACACCAAAAGCAGCATATGGTTTATTATTTTTAGCACCTAGTATTTTTGTAACATCTATATTGTCTGCATATAGAGGATATTTTCAAGGAAAAAATAATATGACAGCTATAGCTGTATCACAAGTGTTAGAGCAAATAATAAATGTTGTAGTAAGTTTGGCTTTTGCTTATGTTTTAATAAAAATAAGTGTTCCTTATGGTAGTGCGGGAGGAACAGTTGGTACTACTTTAGGAGCGATAATAGCTTGCCTTTATATGGTCTATATATACTATAAAAAAAATTATGAAGGTGAAGCCTTTGATGATCAATCATCTGTTAAAAGAATAAGTAATAAGAGAATTATTAGGAAATTAGTTAAATATGGAGTACCTATTACATTAAGTGCTGGTTTGCAAAATTTAGGTAGTTTAATTGATATGATAAATGTAAATAATAGATTAGCTTATGCTGGTTTTGTGGAAAAACAAGCAAATGAGCTTTATGGAATACTTGGTACATATAAAACTTTACTTTCTGTACCTTTAGTGGTAGTTACAGCTCTAGCAACAACGGTATTACCAGCAATAGTAAAGGCTGTTGCAGTAAAAAACAAAAAAGAAATTAGAAGAAAAGTTAATTTCGCTTTTAGAATAACTTATGCTGTTACAATACCAGCAGCTGTAGGACTTGCAGTTTTAAGTAAAGAAATTTATTTGTTGCTATATGGATCAGATAGAGGACATGAATTAATGATATATGGTTCTGTTGTTGTAATACTTATGGCAGCTGTACAAATTCAAAATGTTATATTACAAAGTATGAACAAACTTTATTTTGTGTTAGGAACATTTCTTATAGGTATAGTAGCTAAAATAACTACAAATTACATATTAGTTGGAATGCCAAATGTTAATGTATTAGGTGCGGTTTTTGGTAATTTTCTATGGTTTGTTATACCATTTGTATTAAATCAAAGAAAACTTACCAAAACATTAAAAATGAGATTACCAATGTTTAAACATATATTAAAGCCTATTGTATCATCAATGGGAATGGTTGCTGGTATATATTTAATTAAAGAGCCTTTTGGTGTATTGTCTATACTATTAAATGTAGGAGGAATTTTACAGGGAGTAGTAACTTTACTTATGATTTCTGTAGGGGGATTTTTTTACTTATATTTAATGATAATATTAGGTGGTATTAGAAAACATGATATTACATCATTTTCTCAGAAAGCATATAATATATTACCAAGATTTTTAAGGATAAAATTAAAATAA
- a CDS encoding B12-binding domain-containing radical SAM protein, with the protein MRILLTAINSKFIHSNLAVRYLRNFTKDMDYENIIREFSINDREEKILEEIISEKPDVVAFSVYIWNVEMIIRLSNLIKNVNENIEILYGGPEVSFDSHKFLEGNVGEYVIEGEGEKTYRDFVSYKLGLKDINEVKGLHYKLEEKVYSNEKRPLMSMEELVFPYEDDDNLDNKIVYYEASRGCPFNCKYCLSSTSHGVRFLNIERVLKELQYFIDKRVRLVKFVDRTFNCNYKFSMAIWKFLIEAHTETKFHFEISADILKDEEIRLLSKAPKGRFQFEVGVQTTNDRVLNNINRFVNFEHIKEKVDELMAIKNIQQHLDLIAGLPEEDYGSFVNSFNDVYKIRPEEIQLGFLKLLKGSSMREEAKKYGMKFSPYPPYEILRTNCITYDELLKLKKVEAMVDKYYNSKKFNNIIRFLESKFKTPFEFYYSLGEFFHRKGYFNRNIGNIEYYKVFLDFNNEVLKDSNDILNEIVKFDYLIFNKKRGLPDFLRSNIKREEEKEIKDKLKHKYSFKEYYLEKFSINIQEYILNGSIQMLESYYLFNNTGDYISIKIS; encoded by the coding sequence ATGAGGATATTACTTACAGCAATTAATTCTAAATTTATTCATAGCAATTTAGCAGTTAGATATTTAAGAAATTTTACTAAAGATATGGATTATGAGAATATAATAAGAGAATTTTCTATTAATGATAGAGAAGAAAAAATATTAGAAGAAATTATTAGTGAAAAACCAGATGTTGTTGCTTTTTCTGTATATATATGGAATGTAGAAATGATTATAAGGCTCTCTAATCTTATTAAGAATGTTAATGAAAATATTGAAATATTATATGGGGGACCAGAAGTTTCATTTGATTCACATAAGTTTTTAGAAGGTAATGTTGGAGAATATGTTATTGAAGGAGAGGGAGAAAAAACTTATAGAGATTTCGTTTCATATAAGCTAGGTTTAAAAGATATAAATGAAGTTAAGGGTCTTCATTATAAATTAGAAGAAAAGGTATATTCAAATGAAAAAAGACCTCTTATGTCTATGGAAGAACTGGTATTTCCATATGAGGATGATGATAATTTAGATAATAAAATAGTTTATTATGAAGCTTCAAGAGGATGTCCATTTAATTGTAAATATTGTCTTTCATCAACAAGTCATGGAGTAAGATTTTTAAATATTGAAAGAGTACTAAAGGAATTACAATATTTCATCGATAAAAGAGTTAGGTTAGTTAAATTTGTAGATCGTACATTTAATTGTAATTATAAATTTTCAATGGCTATATGGAAATTTTTGATAGAAGCCCATACAGAAACAAAGTTTCACTTTGAAATATCAGCAGATATTTTAAAAGATGAAGAAATCAGGCTATTATCAAAAGCTCCAAAAGGAAGATTTCAATTTGAAGTTGGAGTTCAGACAACAAATGATAGAGTGCTTAACAATATAAATAGATTTGTTAACTTTGAACATATAAAAGAAAAAGTTGATGAACTTATGGCTATAAAAAATATTCAACAACATTTAGATTTAATAGCAGGACTTCCAGAAGAAGATTATGGTTCTTTTGTTAATTCTTTTAATGATGTTTATAAAATAAGGCCAGAAGAAATTCAATTAGGATTCTTAAAATTATTAAAGGGTTCTTCAATGAGAGAAGAAGCAAAAAAATATGGAATGAAGTTTTCACCTTATCCACCATATGAAATATTAAGAACTAATTGTATTACTTATGATGAATTATTAAAACTAAAAAAAGTAGAAGCAATGGTAGATAAGTATTATAATTCTAAAAAGTTTAATAATATAATTAGATTTTTGGAAAGCAAATTTAAGACACCATTTGAATTTTATTATTCATTGGGAGAATTTTTTCATAGAAAAGGATATTTTAATAGAAATATAGGAAATATAGAGTATTATAAAGTATTTTTAGATTTTAATAATGAAGTTTTGAAAGATAGTAACGATATATTAAATGAAATAGTAAAATTTGATTATTTAATCTTTAATAAAAAGCGAGGATTACCTGATTTTTTAAGAAGTAATATTAAAAGAGAAGAAGAAAAAGAGATAAAAGATAAATTAAAGCATAAATATTCATTTAAAGAATACTATTTAGAAAAATTCTCAATAAATATTCAAGAATATATTTTAAATGGAAGCATACAAATGTTAGAAAGTTATTATTTATTTAATAATACTGGTGATTATATAAGTATAAAAATAAGTTAA